A genomic segment from Labrus bergylta chromosome 3, fLabBer1.1, whole genome shotgun sequence encodes:
- the LOC109985554 gene encoding transmembrane protein 255B isoform X3, translating to MQQPEPQQATQQTATEILDPADRYLRRRKSALWMTVSLLALSLVVLTVGLVSATRTDNVPVAGYYPGITLSFGAFLGIVGIHLVENRRPMLTAAIIFISIGVIASFFCAIVDGIIASEFIDSRLLLEDMCDFYTSGSGYAYDNYYTEVTCRASEKACKLRLRSNSCYCCYLYNCQSEHHTKYYEYTGVNSCWDVIHLHRLLWASVVLNVIGLFLGIITAAILGAYKDMQKPTPPMAPSPSPSPHILYNPTQHMFPYSGFCPSGQTLPAYPNYPIPMQHNGSFQQPSTPQMISNGGLASNSGLSEENQSQQPSQAPSQPQPQGAIQEPGGYMLTPNAPVLYGSAYSPFEKPPPYAC from the exons ATAGGTACCTGCGTCGGAGGAAATCGGCTCTGTGGATGACCGTATCCCTGCTGGCTCTGTCTCTGGTGGTGCTGACTGTGGGTCTGGTCTCTGCAACTCGCACAGACAATGTGCCTGTTGCTGGTTATTACCCCGGGATCACT CTCAGTTTTGGAGCGTTTCTGGGTATTGTTGGCATACACCTGGTGGAAAACCGCCGACCCATG CTCACAGCAGCAATCATATTCATCAGCATCGGAGTCATTGCGTCTTTTTTCTGTGCCATAGTGGATGGGATCATCGCTTCAGAATTTATC GACTCGAGGCTCTTGCTTGAGGACATGTGTGACTTCTACACCAGTGGATCGGGCTACGCCTACGACAACTACTACACTGAG GTAACGTGCCGTGCGTCTGAAAAAGCGTGCAAGCTAAGACTGCGGAGCAACTCCTGCTACTGCTGCTACCTGTACAACTGTCAGAG CGAGCACCACACAAAGTACTACGAGTATACCGGGGTCAACAGCTGCTGGGACGTGATTCACCTGCACCGTCTGCTCTGGGCCTCAGTGGTGCTCAACGTGATCGGCCTGTTCCTCGGCATCATTACTGCAGCCATACTCGGAGCCTACAAGGATATG cagaaGCCGACTCCTCCGATGGCTCCCAGTCCTTCACCATCACCACACATCCTGTACAACCCCACCCAGCACATGTTCCCCTACAGCGGCTTCTGCCCTTCAGGACAGACTCTGCCCGCCTACCCCAATTATCCAATACCAATGCAG CAtaacggcagctttcagcaacCTTCTACTCCCCAGATGATCTCTAACGGAGGCCTTGCTTCCAACTCTGGCCTCTCCGAAGAGAACCAGAGCCAGCAGCCCTCTCAGGCTCCCAGCCAGCCACAGCCTCAGGGAGCCATCCAAGAACCGGGGGGCTACATGCTGACACCAAACGCTCCTGTCCTCTACGGATCAGCCTACAGCCCCTTTGAAAAACCTCCGCCTTACGCCTGCTGA
- the LOC109985554 gene encoding transmembrane protein 255B isoform X2, which yields MQQPEPQQATQQTATEILDPADRYLRRRKSALWMTVSLLALSLVVLTVGLVSATRTDNVPVAGYYPGITLSFGAFLGIVGIHLVENRRPMLTAAIIFISIGVIASFFCAIVDGIIASEFIDSRLLLEDMCDFYTSGSGYAYDNYYTEVTCRASEKACKLRLRSNSCYCCYLYNCQSSEHHTKYYEYTGVNSCWDVIHLHRLLWASVVLNVIGLFLGIITAAILGAYKDMKPTPPMAPSPSPSPHILYNPTQHMFPYSGFCPSGQTLPAYPNYPIPMQHNGSFQQPSTPQMISNGGLASNSGLSEENQSQQPSQAPSQPQPQGAIQEPGGYMLTPNAPVLYGSAYSPFEKPPPYAC from the exons ATAGGTACCTGCGTCGGAGGAAATCGGCTCTGTGGATGACCGTATCCCTGCTGGCTCTGTCTCTGGTGGTGCTGACTGTGGGTCTGGTCTCTGCAACTCGCACAGACAATGTGCCTGTTGCTGGTTATTACCCCGGGATCACT CTCAGTTTTGGAGCGTTTCTGGGTATTGTTGGCATACACCTGGTGGAAAACCGCCGACCCATG CTCACAGCAGCAATCATATTCATCAGCATCGGAGTCATTGCGTCTTTTTTCTGTGCCATAGTGGATGGGATCATCGCTTCAGAATTTATC GACTCGAGGCTCTTGCTTGAGGACATGTGTGACTTCTACACCAGTGGATCGGGCTACGCCTACGACAACTACTACACTGAG GTAACGTGCCGTGCGTCTGAAAAAGCGTGCAAGCTAAGACTGCGGAGCAACTCCTGCTACTGCTGCTACCTGTACAACTGTCAGAG CAGCGAGCACCACACAAAGTACTACGAGTATACCGGGGTCAACAGCTGCTGGGACGTGATTCACCTGCACCGTCTGCTCTGGGCCTCAGTGGTGCTCAACGTGATCGGCCTGTTCCTCGGCATCATTACTGCAGCCATACTCGGAGCCTACAAGGATATG aaGCCGACTCCTCCGATGGCTCCCAGTCCTTCACCATCACCACACATCCTGTACAACCCCACCCAGCACATGTTCCCCTACAGCGGCTTCTGCCCTTCAGGACAGACTCTGCCCGCCTACCCCAATTATCCAATACCAATGCAG CAtaacggcagctttcagcaacCTTCTACTCCCCAGATGATCTCTAACGGAGGCCTTGCTTCCAACTCTGGCCTCTCCGAAGAGAACCAGAGCCAGCAGCCCTCTCAGGCTCCCAGCCAGCCACAGCCTCAGGGAGCCATCCAAGAACCGGGGGGCTACATGCTGACACCAAACGCTCCTGTCCTCTACGGATCAGCCTACAGCCCCTTTGAAAAACCTCCGCCTTACGCCTGCTGA
- the LOC109985554 gene encoding transmembrane protein 255B isoform X1 gives MQQPEPQQATQQTATEILDPADRYLRRRKSALWMTVSLLALSLVVLTVGLVSATRTDNVPVAGYYPGITLSFGAFLGIVGIHLVENRRPMLTAAIIFISIGVIASFFCAIVDGIIASEFIDSRLLLEDMCDFYTSGSGYAYDNYYTEVTCRASEKACKLRLRSNSCYCCYLYNCQSSEHHTKYYEYTGVNSCWDVIHLHRLLWASVVLNVIGLFLGIITAAILGAYKDMQKPTPPMAPSPSPSPHILYNPTQHMFPYSGFCPSGQTLPAYPNYPIPMQHNGSFQQPSTPQMISNGGLASNSGLSEENQSQQPSQAPSQPQPQGAIQEPGGYMLTPNAPVLYGSAYSPFEKPPPYAC, from the exons ATAGGTACCTGCGTCGGAGGAAATCGGCTCTGTGGATGACCGTATCCCTGCTGGCTCTGTCTCTGGTGGTGCTGACTGTGGGTCTGGTCTCTGCAACTCGCACAGACAATGTGCCTGTTGCTGGTTATTACCCCGGGATCACT CTCAGTTTTGGAGCGTTTCTGGGTATTGTTGGCATACACCTGGTGGAAAACCGCCGACCCATG CTCACAGCAGCAATCATATTCATCAGCATCGGAGTCATTGCGTCTTTTTTCTGTGCCATAGTGGATGGGATCATCGCTTCAGAATTTATC GACTCGAGGCTCTTGCTTGAGGACATGTGTGACTTCTACACCAGTGGATCGGGCTACGCCTACGACAACTACTACACTGAG GTAACGTGCCGTGCGTCTGAAAAAGCGTGCAAGCTAAGACTGCGGAGCAACTCCTGCTACTGCTGCTACCTGTACAACTGTCAGAG CAGCGAGCACCACACAAAGTACTACGAGTATACCGGGGTCAACAGCTGCTGGGACGTGATTCACCTGCACCGTCTGCTCTGGGCCTCAGTGGTGCTCAACGTGATCGGCCTGTTCCTCGGCATCATTACTGCAGCCATACTCGGAGCCTACAAGGATATG cagaaGCCGACTCCTCCGATGGCTCCCAGTCCTTCACCATCACCACACATCCTGTACAACCCCACCCAGCACATGTTCCCCTACAGCGGCTTCTGCCCTTCAGGACAGACTCTGCCCGCCTACCCCAATTATCCAATACCAATGCAG CAtaacggcagctttcagcaacCTTCTACTCCCCAGATGATCTCTAACGGAGGCCTTGCTTCCAACTCTGGCCTCTCCGAAGAGAACCAGAGCCAGCAGCCCTCTCAGGCTCCCAGCCAGCCACAGCCTCAGGGAGCCATCCAAGAACCGGGGGGCTACATGCTGACACCAAACGCTCCTGTCCTCTACGGATCAGCCTACAGCCCCTTTGAAAAACCTCCGCCTTACGCCTGCTGA